A region of Allocoleopsis franciscana PCC 7113 DNA encodes the following proteins:
- a CDS encoding class I SAM-dependent methyltransferase: protein MDAKTFYETTAIRNSSNSSDIIPQATSFVGKWGSKSRIQITYEMLSPYAPFGNFLDLGCGGLSNLITLENLFEKGFGVDIAAYPSWEPLAPRFKTCEHNLDTGALPFPDEMFDAVTILMVLEHVFDPFTVVEEIARVTKPKGYLVINVPNIAYIKHRLGLLVGRLPVTSSVNCWDMREWDGGHIHYFTLERLTWLLQKFGGYQILQVQSSGKLGSFKRSVPGLLCSDLQLLCQKTIKS, encoded by the coding sequence ATGGACGCCAAGACTTTCTATGAAACGACAGCTATCCGAAACAGTAGTAATAGTAGCGACATAATCCCCCAGGCTACTTCTTTTGTCGGGAAATGGGGTAGCAAATCGCGAATTCAAATTACTTACGAAATGCTTTCTCCCTATGCGCCTTTTGGTAACTTTCTAGATTTAGGATGTGGAGGTCTTAGCAATCTCATCACACTAGAAAATCTATTTGAGAAAGGGTTTGGAGTAGACATAGCTGCTTATCCAAGCTGGGAACCTTTAGCGCCTCGATTTAAGACCTGCGAGCATAATCTCGATACTGGCGCGCTCCCATTTCCTGATGAGATGTTTGATGCTGTAACTATCTTAATGGTTTTGGAGCATGTTTTCGACCCCTTTACAGTGGTTGAGGAAATTGCCAGAGTCACCAAACCAAAAGGATATCTGGTTATCAATGTTCCCAATATTGCCTACATTAAGCATCGTCTTGGGCTTCTGGTGGGTCGATTGCCAGTCACATCTTCAGTGAACTGTTGGGACATGCGAGAGTGGGATGGGGGACACATTCATTATTTCACGTTAGAGCGGCTAACTTGGTTGCTACAAAAGTTTGGTGGTTATCAAATATTGCAGGTACAGAGTAGCGGTAAATTAGGATCATTCAAACGTTCGGTTCCGGGTTTACTTTGCAGTGACCTTCAACTGCTATGTCAGAAAACCATTAAATCCTAA
- a CDS encoding CgeB family protein, whose amino-acid sequence MKKVLIVGQTLELGRTEEVYGRGFSAAGCEVKHFIWKEAEPTLFSRSLGYRVAWRVAWQLLARSANQKMIEITNQFKPDLTFVIGPNLVQPSTIQALQQHSLVFVFFTDNPLDHHHTHSNVWVRRGLPLWDAVFIWSQKLAEKLIYQGVKKVLFHSFCSDMQYHFPKRQANPIYDVAFIGNWDASRKREQYLKAISHYQLGIWGSDYWITHCRETSLKNCCKGMCTYEEIPEILGSAKIGLNILRPQNETGHNIRTFEIPVSGTLMLSERSQDLLNLFEEDREAVYFSSPDELKQKVEYLLQNPNLIQFIADAGYKKALTHTITERVAEIASLYEQLKSTHMEAYS is encoded by the coding sequence ATGAAAAAAGTTTTGATTGTTGGACAAACATTAGAATTGGGTCGCACGGAAGAAGTCTACGGACGAGGATTTTCGGCTGCTGGCTGTGAGGTCAAGCACTTTATTTGGAAAGAGGCTGAACCCACTTTATTCTCTCGTTCTTTGGGGTATAGAGTAGCTTGGCGCGTCGCGTGGCAACTACTGGCAAGGTCGGCAAATCAGAAAATGATTGAAATTACGAATCAGTTTAAGCCTGACTTGACTTTTGTCATTGGACCTAATTTAGTGCAACCTAGTACTATTCAGGCTCTACAGCAGCACAGTTTAGTTTTTGTCTTTTTTACAGATAATCCTTTAGATCATCATCATACTCATAGTAATGTTTGGGTACGGCGGGGATTACCGCTGTGGGATGCTGTTTTCATCTGGAGTCAAAAATTAGCTGAAAAACTGATTTATCAGGGTGTCAAAAAGGTTTTATTCCATTCTTTTTGTAGTGATATGCAGTATCACTTCCCTAAAAGACAGGCTAACCCGATTTATGACGTTGCTTTTATCGGGAATTGGGATGCTAGCCGCAAACGGGAACAGTATCTAAAAGCAATCAGTCATTACCAATTAGGAATTTGGGGTTCTGACTACTGGATAACGCATTGTCGGGAAACCTCTCTTAAGAATTGTTGTAAGGGAATGTGTACTTATGAAGAGATACCTGAAATTTTAGGCTCTGCCAAAATCGGTTTAAATATTCTGCGCCCCCAAAATGAAACGGGACACAATATTAGAACGTTTGAGATTCCAGTTTCAGGGACGCTAATGCTCAGTGAACGCTCTCAAGATTTACTTAATTTATTTGAGGAAGATCGAGAAGCTGTTTACTTTTCAAGTCCTGATGAGTTGAAGCAAAAAGTCGAGTATCTTCTGCAAAATCCTAATTTAATTCAATTCATCGCTGATGCTGGTTATAAGAAGGCTCTCACACACACCATCACTGAACGAGTTGCAGAAATAGCCAGCCTGTATGAACAACTGAAATCTACCCACATGGAGGCTTACTCTTAA
- a CDS encoding glycosyltransferase family 4 protein, translating into MFHLAYFVSHPIQYQAPLLRRIAADPDIQLKVFFYSDFSLKAYQDREFGQLIEWDIPLTEGYDYQFLDCWGSKQWRSWRQQPVAKDILQQLKQTQFDAIWVHGWLHICTIQAILAAEQLGIPVLLRGEAHGLKEATDSIKKCAKKAFLTWLFKKVAGFLYIGKLNYQFYQSYGVSEKCLFPMPYAVDNDFFQKQAMLARTNREELRQSLNLELSRPIILYTAKLIDKKRPQDLLAAYRLLSSDGVQEPEAYLLFVGDGNLRSHLEAEAKATGWHSIRFLGFRNQSELPAIYDLCDVFVLPSGFEPWGLAVNEVMNAGKAVVVSDKVGCALDLVLEGENGRTFPVGDIAALAEALHWGIQHSKSAENISLKRIQSWSFQENIQGLKQALDYLMIESA; encoded by the coding sequence ATGTTTCATTTAGCCTATTTTGTTTCTCACCCGATTCAGTATCAAGCGCCTTTGTTAAGACGAATCGCTGCCGATCCAGATATTCAGCTAAAAGTATTTTTCTACAGCGATTTTTCTTTGAAGGCATATCAAGATCGCGAGTTCGGGCAGCTAATTGAGTGGGATATTCCTCTAACAGAGGGTTACGATTACCAATTTCTAGACTGCTGGGGCAGTAAGCAATGGCGCAGCTGGCGGCAGCAGCCCGTTGCTAAAGACATTTTGCAGCAACTAAAACAGACGCAGTTTGATGCAATCTGGGTACATGGGTGGTTGCACATTTGTACCATACAAGCAATTTTGGCAGCCGAGCAGTTGGGTATCCCAGTTTTGCTTCGGGGAGAGGCTCATGGACTAAAGGAAGCAACTGATTCGATTAAAAAGTGTGCCAAAAAAGCGTTTCTCACTTGGTTATTTAAGAAGGTAGCTGGGTTTCTTTATATAGGGAAATTGAACTACCAATTTTATCAAAGCTACGGAGTGAGTGAGAAGTGTTTGTTTCCTATGCCCTATGCAGTCGATAACGACTTTTTTCAAAAGCAGGCAATGCTAGCTCGTACTAATCGGGAGGAGTTGCGTCAGTCTCTTAATTTAGAGTTAAGTAGGCCGATTATCCTGTATACCGCCAAACTAATTGACAAAAAACGACCGCAGGATTTACTGGCTGCTTACCGATTGTTGTCATCGGATGGAGTACAGGAACCAGAAGCATACTTGCTGTTTGTGGGTGATGGGAATTTGCGATCGCACCTGGAAGCTGAGGCGAAGGCAACGGGTTGGCACTCAATTCGCTTTTTAGGTTTCCGGAATCAGTCAGAACTACCCGCTATATATGATTTGTGTGATGTGTTTGTTCTGCCCTCTGGCTTTGAGCCTTGGGGCTTGGCAGTAAATGAGGTGATGAATGCAGGCAAAGCGGTAGTGGTAAGCGACAAAGTTGGCTGTGCTCTTGACTTGGTACTAGAAGGTGAGAATGGTCGAACTTTTCCTGTAGGAGATATCGCTGCCTTAGCCGAGGCACTTCATTGGGGAATTCAGCATTCCAAATCGGCAGAGAATATTAGCTTAAAGCGAATTCAAAGTTGGAGTTTCCAGGAAAATATACAGGGTCTTAAACAAGCCTTAGATTACTTGATGATTGAGTCAGCATAA
- a CDS encoding glycosyltransferase family 2 protein, translating into MVKDLPKISIVTPSFNQVEFIEATIQSILNQGYPNLEYIIIDGGSTDGSVEIIKKYEKYLHFWCSEPDAGQYDAINKGFAHSTGEIMAWLNSDDMYCSWALKTVASIMSELSEVDWLTTLAPAYWDWYGFCYGITSITGYSRKAYLDGFYLPGEHKTCLGWIQQESTFWRRNLWQRVGGFIASEFSLAGDFDLWSRFYSHADLYGTPSPLGGFRYQPNQRSRQLEKYLVEAQKSLTQMRTLFNWSPNYSRSIALQLRLNKIPKVRTLSQPMYSYVGKRIVRKNLDSPDSYWKVEEYKFS; encoded by the coding sequence ATGGTTAAGGATTTACCAAAAATTTCAATAGTAACTCCTTCTTTCAATCAAGTCGAATTTATTGAAGCAACGATTCAGAGCATCCTAAACCAGGGATATCCCAACCTTGAGTACATTATCATTGATGGCGGTTCTACAGATGGTAGCGTAGAAATTATCAAAAAATACGAAAAGTACCTTCACTTCTGGTGCAGTGAGCCAGATGCTGGGCAATATGATGCAATTAATAAAGGCTTTGCTCACTCCACAGGTGAGATTATGGCATGGCTTAACAGTGACGACATGTATTGTTCTTGGGCACTAAAAACAGTAGCCAGCATCATGTCCGAACTGTCTGAAGTCGATTGGTTAACCACCCTCGCCCCCGCTTATTGGGATTGGTATGGATTTTGTTATGGAATTACTTCGATCACTGGCTACTCTCGAAAAGCTTATCTCGATGGTTTTTATCTACCTGGTGAGCATAAAACTTGCCTAGGGTGGATTCAACAAGAATCTACCTTTTGGAGGCGTAACCTTTGGCAAAGAGTGGGTGGATTTATTGCTAGTGAGTTTAGTTTAGCTGGCGACTTTGATCTGTGGTCTCGCTTTTACTCCCATGCAGATTTATACGGAACTCCTTCGCCGCTGGGTGGATTTCGTTATCAACCCAATCAAAGGAGTCGTCAGCTTGAGAAATATTTAGTAGAGGCTCAAAAATCCCTAACTCAAATGCGGACTTTATTCAACTGGTCACCTAACTATTCTCGAAGTATTGCACTGCAATTGAGACTCAATAAAATTCCTAAAGTCCGTACACTGAGTCAGCCAATGTATAGCTATGTTGGGAAACGTATTGTTAGAAAGAACCTGGACTCACCAGATAGTTACTGGAAGGTTGAAGAATATAAATTTTCTTAG